Within the Acidobacteriota bacterium genome, the region GCCCGCGGCTGCGCGCCAGCGCCCGGTAGCTCTGCTCGAGGAGGACCACCGCGGCGAGTTCGTGGGGCAGCGTCATCGGGCCGAGCGACAGCCGGTGGTCGCACGCGGCGGCGAAGGCCGGATCGAGGCCGTCCGGCCCACCCACGACGAACAGGACCTTCCCGCTCTCGCGCCACCTCTCGAGGCGTGCCGCGAACGCCGCCGAGTCCAGCGGCTCCCCCTCCGCATCGAGGGCCACCGTCACCCCCCGGCGCGGCAGGCGCTCGCGCAGTTTTCGCGCCTCGTCGCGCCTGCGCTCGGCGGCAGTCCGGCGCCGGGAGGGCGCGACCGTCTCCCGCGAGCACGGTGCCAGCGGGGAGATCCGTTCGAGGTACCGATCGGCGAGTTCGCGAAACGGACCGGCGCGGTCGCGGCCGACGGTCAGGATGCGGATCGCGCCCGCCACGTCACCGAGCCGCCGCCTCGGGATCGATCACCGGCGCGTCGTACCACAGCGACTCGATCCGGTAGAAGTTTCGCGCGCGCTCGCTGAAGACGTGGACGATGACGTCGCCGCAGTCGATCAGGACCCACTCGCCGGCCTCGTAGCCTTCGACCGCGGGCGCGCGTCCGGTGGCCTCGCGGACGGCCCGCTCGACGTCGTCCGCCAGCGCCTGGACCTGGCGTACCGACTCGCCGTGCCCGATCACGAAGAAATCGGTGTACG harbors:
- a CDS encoding 23S rRNA (pseudouridine(1915)-N(3))-methyltransferase RlmH, whose product is MAGAIRILTVGRDRAGPFRELADRYLERISPLAPCSRETVAPSRRRTAAERRRDEARKLRERLPRRGVTVALDAEGEPLDSAAFAARLERWRESGKVLFVVGGPDGLDPAFAAACDHRLSLGPMTLPHELAAVVLLEQSYRALARSRG
- the rsfS gene encoding ribosome silencing factor, producing MADRKLAHREPIPPDTPALRAALARLRESKIGGLTVLDLRGRCSYTDFFVIGHGESVRQVQALADDVERAVREATGRAPAVEGYEAGEWVLIDCGDVIVHVFSERARNFYRIESLWYDAPVIDPEAAAR